In Flammeovirgaceae bacterium 311, one DNA window encodes the following:
- a CDS encoding Vitamin K-dependent gamma-carboxylase, which yields MTLEKLFRPIDIAPLVFFRVVVGGLITIELAGEILTSYSADYFHTDFNFSYLFFEWLKPWPPFWMHLHFGFNVLMALFVTLGLYYRTSALLLCLGTTSAFLMEKSVYINHTYLYCLTAFLMIFIPAHKAWSLDVKRKPAIAQSAVPAWTRSILLFQISVVYIFAGLAKLNPDWLSGTPMNIWLPARAHYYIIGPLLAQPWLPHLMSWGGAAFDLLVVPLMLWHLTRRWTFPIALTFHFTNVCIFGIGTFPWYSMAMTALFFPPYTFRKLALLRNKLPAYAAVDFNRLLRPGLKKAIAAFLALYVLVQIALPLRQYTYAGNSSWTEAGHNFSWHMMLRSKRPGTLYYKVVDPASGEKWQVDPLQYITPHQYRSMTGKPDMILELAHHIRNKYAEEGYQEVEVYAHCTIDFNGRPNLMLTDTTVNLARQHRRLGPYDWVLPFEQE from the coding sequence GTGACCTTAGAAAAGCTGTTTCGGCCTATTGACATTGCCCCCCTGGTTTTTTTCAGGGTAGTTGTTGGCGGCCTTATAACCATTGAACTTGCCGGCGAAATTCTAACGAGTTATAGCGCCGATTACTTCCACACGGACTTTAACTTCTCCTACCTCTTTTTTGAGTGGCTAAAGCCATGGCCTCCCTTCTGGATGCACCTCCATTTTGGCTTTAATGTGCTCATGGCCCTTTTTGTAACCCTTGGTCTCTACTACCGCACCAGTGCTCTGCTGCTGTGCCTGGGTACCACTTCGGCTTTTCTGATGGAAAAGTCGGTGTACATTAACCACACATACCTCTATTGCCTTACCGCTTTCCTGATGATTTTTATCCCGGCCCATAAGGCCTGGTCGCTGGATGTTAAACGCAAGCCTGCAATAGCCCAAAGTGCTGTACCGGCCTGGACGCGCAGCATATTACTCTTTCAGATTAGTGTGGTTTATATTTTTGCCGGCCTTGCCAAATTAAACCCCGACTGGCTTAGTGGTACGCCCATGAACATCTGGCTACCGGCCCGGGCACATTATTACATCATAGGTCCGCTGCTGGCCCAGCCCTGGCTCCCCCACCTGATGAGCTGGGGCGGTGCTGCCTTCGATCTGCTGGTAGTACCCCTGATGCTGTGGCACCTTACCCGCCGCTGGACCTTTCCCATAGCCTTAACGTTCCATTTTACCAACGTATGTATTTTTGGCATCGGTACCTTTCCCTGGTACAGCATGGCCATGACGGCCCTTTTCTTTCCCCCTTATACCTTCCGCAAACTGGCGCTGCTCAGAAACAAGCTGCCCGCCTATGCAGCTGTTGATTTTAACAGGCTGCTACGGCCCGGCCTGAAAAAAGCCATTGCCGCATTCCTGGCCCTGTATGTACTGGTGCAAATTGCATTGCCCCTTAGGCAGTATACCTATGCCGGCAATAGCAGCTGGACCGAAGCAGGGCACAACTTTAGCTGGCACATGATGCTGCGCTCCAAGAGACCGGGAACTTTATATTACAAAGTGGTAGACCCTGCGAGCGGAGAAAAATGGCAGGTAGACCCCCTGCAATATATCACACCGCACCAATACCGTAGCATGACCGGTAAGCCTGATATGATCCTGGAGCTGGCACACCACATCAGGAATAAATATGCCGAAGAGGGCTATCAGGAGGTGGAGGTCTACGCCCACTGCACAATTGACTTCAACGGCCGCCCCAACCTGATGCTGACCGACACAACTGTAAACCTGGCCCGGCAGCACCGTCGTCTAGGGCCTTATGACTGGGTGTTACCATTCGAACAGGAATAA
- a CDS encoding hypothetical protein (COG0662 Mannose-6-phosphate isomerase), which yields MLFDASSKIIKMSFIGDMSDEAYKEFWTKSIDFGEKHQVNRIIIDQRQIGNVSFNARGWVVINAFPRVKKVLPNNLAAAVLGSEKIMQKTGMQYLLKAFRTLTGYTVEIFPTQEDAVAFLTKTNKVIAQPA from the coding sequence ATGCTTTTTGATGCTTCCAGTAAGATCATCAAAATGTCTTTTATCGGCGATATGTCTGATGAAGCGTATAAAGAATTCTGGACTAAAAGCATAGACTTTGGCGAAAAGCACCAGGTTAATCGCATCATCATTGATCAGCGGCAGATTGGTAATGTTAGTTTCAATGCACGGGGCTGGGTAGTGATCAATGCTTTTCCACGTGTAAAAAAAGTATTACCAAACAATCTGGCTGCTGCCGTACTTGGCAGCGAAAAAATTATGCAAAAAACAGGGATGCAGTATCTGTTAAAAGCATTTCGTACCCTTACCGGTTACACTGTCGAAATTTTTCCTACCCAGGAAGATGCAGTTGCCTTCCTTACTAAAACCAATAAGGTGATAGCACAGCCGGCCTAA
- a CDS encoding TetR family transcriptional regulator (COG1309 Transcriptional regulator) — translation MKRTRSEADETRRRLLEAGLSVFLERGFDKASLEEIAQRVDMTRGAVYWHFKDKLALFEELVEQRLGPAREQVESLLKDEEIPPLQNITSFMKTVLHLLAEDEDYRTGQQLLNKCCTAVPEVSSRYSLWQEQYLSELEQLYWQAQADRAVMAHVNPRYLATFTLSVVNGISRHMLESDDSVAEKRRMADQMVFLFMRSLQ, via the coding sequence ATGAAACGCACCAGGTCTGAAGCCGATGAAACGCGCAGGCGCTTGTTAGAGGCAGGTTTATCGGTATTTTTAGAGCGTGGCTTCGATAAGGCCAGCCTGGAAGAAATTGCCCAGCGGGTAGACATGACACGTGGTGCGGTATACTGGCATTTTAAGGATAAACTGGCGCTTTTCGAGGAATTGGTGGAGCAGCGTTTAGGGCCTGCCCGGGAGCAGGTGGAAAGCCTGCTGAAAGATGAGGAGATACCACCCCTGCAAAACATAACTTCTTTCATGAAAACTGTTTTGCACCTGCTGGCAGAAGATGAAGACTACAGAACAGGCCAGCAACTGCTAAATAAATGCTGTACTGCTGTGCCTGAGGTTAGCTCCCGCTATTCCTTATGGCAGGAACAGTATTTGTCGGAGCTTGAGCAGCTCTACTGGCAGGCGCAGGCCGACAGAGCCGTGATGGCACATGTAAACCCGCGATACCTGGCTACTTTTACACTTTCGGTGGTAAACGGCATTAGCAGACATATGCTGGAGAGCGATGATTCTGTGGCTGAAAAGCGACGCATGGCAGATCAGATGGTGTTTCTGTTTATGCGCAGCCTGCAATAG
- a CDS encoding hypothetical protein (COG1196 Chromosome segregation ATPases) yields MKKAVLAVVVLLCFGLSYNASAQLSKKEKKEWKKQMKDLDVEAFKKLVEEKESFESQVASLNSQVSSLQARANEKTTEADRLKSEMKDLQNQLAEAKASQAQEANNMDISGKSTRVVKGVAFKVQIGAFRNKDLTKYFENNGSFDGEVDNTTQRYTLGTFTDYWEADKFKKYLREMGVKDAWIVAYKDGQRVPLKDVLEGVI; encoded by the coding sequence ATGAAAAAAGCAGTATTAGCCGTTGTTGTATTGCTGTGTTTCGGCCTCTCCTATAACGCCAGCGCCCAGCTTTCCAAGAAAGAAAAGAAAGAGTGGAAGAAGCAAATGAAAGACCTTGATGTAGAGGCTTTCAAGAAACTGGTGGAAGAAAAGGAAAGCTTCGAGAGCCAGGTAGCCAGCCTTAACTCACAGGTAAGCAGCCTGCAGGCCCGGGCAAACGAAAAAACCACTGAGGCAGATCGCCTGAAAAGCGAAATGAAAGACCTGCAAAACCAACTGGCAGAGGCTAAAGCAAGCCAGGCGCAGGAAGCCAATAACATGGACATCAGCGGAAAAAGCACCCGCGTGGTGAAAGGCGTAGCCTTCAAAGTGCAGATTGGTGCTTTCCGCAATAAAGACCTGACCAAATATTTTGAAAACAACGGCAGCTTTGATGGCGAAGTAGATAATACTACTCAGCGCTACACCCTTGGTACCTTTACCGATTACTGGGAGGCCGATAAGTTTAAAAAATACCTGCGCGAAATGGGCGTGAAAGATGCCTGGATCGTAGCTTATAAAGACGGGCAACGTGTTCCATTAAAAGATGTACTGGAAGGCGTGATCTAG
- a CDS encoding class II fumarate hydratase (COG0114 Fumarase) has protein sequence MQYRSERDTMGPIEVPADKYWGAQTQRSLHHFEIGGETMKMPIEIIYAFAYLKKAAALTNADLGVLSQEKAQKIADVCEEILRGELDDEFPLKIWQTGSGTQSNMNVNEVVANRAHVKGGGKLDDEKKSIHPNDDVNKSQSSNDTFPTAMHIAGYKMLVEYTIPRVEALRNTLKEKADTFMEVVKIGRTHFMDATPLTLGQEFSGYVSQLDHGLKALRNTLDHLSELALGGTAVGTGLNTPEGYDVAVAQKIAELTGHPFRTAENKFESLAAHDAVVESMGALKQLAVSLMKIGNDIRMLASGPRSGIGEITIPENEPGSSIMPGKVNPTQSEALTMVCAQVLGCDVAVSIGGMNGHFELNVFKPLMIYNLLTAARLLGDACQSFNDHAAVGIEANKERIKMHLENSLMLVTALNTHIGYDNAAKIAKKAHKEGSTLRQAALDLGLLTNEQFDEWVRPEDMIGSLKK, from the coding sequence ATGCAATACCGCTCCGAACGCGACACAATGGGTCCTATAGAGGTACCCGCCGATAAGTATTGGGGAGCGCAGACCCAGCGCTCGCTGCACCACTTCGAGATTGGTGGCGAAACCATGAAAATGCCTATTGAAATTATATACGCTTTTGCCTATCTGAAAAAAGCTGCCGCCCTTACCAATGCCGATCTGGGTGTGCTCTCGCAGGAAAAAGCCCAAAAAATAGCAGATGTATGCGAAGAAATTCTGCGGGGAGAGCTTGATGATGAGTTTCCGCTCAAGATCTGGCAAACCGGCTCGGGTACCCAGAGCAATATGAATGTGAACGAAGTTGTTGCAAACAGGGCCCACGTAAAAGGCGGAGGCAAGCTCGATGATGAGAAAAAGAGCATACACCCCAACGACGATGTAAACAAGTCGCAGAGCAGTAACGATACCTTCCCGACAGCCATGCACATTGCCGGCTACAAAATGCTGGTAGAATATACCATTCCGCGTGTGGAGGCCCTGCGCAATACCCTTAAGGAAAAGGCAGATACTTTTATGGAGGTGGTAAAGATTGGCCGCACCCACTTTATGGATGCCACTCCCCTTACCCTGGGCCAGGAGTTTAGCGGCTATGTAAGCCAGCTTGATCATGGCCTGAAGGCCCTGCGCAATACCCTGGACCACCTCAGCGAGCTGGCCCTGGGAGGTACCGCCGTTGGTACCGGCCTTAATACCCCTGAAGGGTACGATGTGGCAGTAGCCCAAAAGATTGCCGAGCTTACCGGCCACCCCTTCCGCACGGCCGAAAATAAATTTGAGAGCCTTGCCGCCCACGATGCCGTTGTAGAAAGCATGGGTGCCCTGAAACAGCTGGCCGTTAGCCTGATGAAAATAGGCAACGACATTCGCATGCTGGCCAGTGGCCCCCGCAGTGGCATTGGTGAAATTACCATTCCGGAAAACGAGCCGGGCTCCTCCATTATGCCGGGTAAAGTAAACCCTACGCAATCTGAAGCGCTTACCATGGTTTGTGCCCAGGTGCTGGGCTGCGATGTTGCCGTGAGCATTGGCGGCATGAACGGTCACTTTGAGCTCAATGTGTTTAAACCACTCATGATTTACAACCTCTTAACGGCTGCCCGACTGCTGGGCGATGCCTGTCAGTCGTTTAACGACCATGCTGCAGTGGGTATTGAGGCGAATAAAGAGCGTATTAAAATGCATCTGGAGAACTCTTTGATGTTGGTTACAGCCCTAAATACACACATTGGCTATGATAATGCCGCTAAAATAGCCAAAAAGGCTCATAAGGAAGGCAGCACCCTGCGACAGGCTGCCCTGGATCTGGGATTGCTCACAAATGAACAGTTTGATGAGTGGGTACGGCCGGAAGATATGATTGGCAGTTTAAAAAAATAA
- a CDS encoding hypothetical protein (COG1917 Uncharacterized conserved protein, contains double-stranded beta-helix domain): protein MAKNYILQTNPFQVPVPGNKLILEHFGRATTGEQRFSVARMVAPPGWSEPHQTPEFDEVTLMLRGRKQIEIDGETVELKAGESILIRGGVRIRYSNPYSEENEYISVCLPAFSPATVHREEE, encoded by the coding sequence ATGGCAAAAAACTACATTTTACAGACCAACCCCTTTCAGGTACCGGTTCCGGGCAATAAGCTTATACTGGAGCATTTTGGCCGGGCTACTACCGGCGAGCAGCGGTTTAGTGTAGCCCGCATGGTGGCCCCTCCCGGCTGGAGCGAACCGCACCAGACGCCCGAATTCGATGAAGTTACCCTTATGCTCAGGGGGCGCAAGCAAATTGAAATAGATGGCGAAACAGTAGAACTTAAAGCCGGAGAATCCATCCTGATCAGGGGTGGTGTTCGCATTCGCTACAGCAACCCTTACAGCGAAGAAAACGAATACATCTCGGTATGCCTGCCGGCTTTCTCTCCCGCAACGGTGCACCGCGAAGAAGAATAA